Proteins encoded by one window of Cylindrospermum stagnale PCC 7417:
- a CDS encoding group I truncated hemoglobin, giving the protein MTLYERLGGYDAISAVADNLLPRLQADPQLGRFWQYRGDDGLKREKQLLVDFLCASSGGPMYYTGRNMMTSHQGMKISENDWSSFLAHLNATLEFFQLPQNERDEVIAFIQTTKLDIVES; this is encoded by the coding sequence ATGACTCTTTATGAACGACTTGGCGGTTATGATGCTATTTCCGCAGTTGCTGATAATTTATTACCACGCCTACAAGCTGATCCCCAACTAGGGCGTTTTTGGCAGTATCGAGGAGATGATGGACTAAAACGGGAAAAACAATTATTAGTTGATTTCCTGTGTGCAAGTTCAGGAGGCCCCATGTACTACACTGGACGCAATATGATGACCTCTCATCAAGGAATGAAAATTAGTGAAAATGATTGGTCTTCATTTTTAGCTCATCTTAATGCTACCCTTGAATTTTTTCAACTTCCTCAAAACGAACGTGATGAAGTAATTGCCTTCATACAAACTACAAAGTTGGATATTGTTGAATCTTAA
- a CDS encoding Gfo/Idh/MocA family protein: MQDSMSVAEPNSYTQRNQPRPIRIGVIGVGNMGQHHTRVLSSMKDVELVGVSDINVERGLETASKYKVRFFEDYSDLLPHVEAVCVAVPTRLHYAVGMNCLLAGIHVLIEKPIAASISEAESLVNAAAESQCILQVGHIERFNPAFRELSQVLKTEEVLALEAHRMSPYSARANDVSVVLDLMIHDIDLLIELAASPVVKLTASGTRSLDSGYLDYVTATLGFANGIVATLTASKVTHRKIRRIVAHCKNSFTEADFLKNEILIHRQTSANPITDHRQVLYRQDGLIEKVYTSNIQPLSAELEHFVNCVHGGNQPSVGGEQALKALRLASLIEQMALEDRVWNPLDWQSEQRVQSLSPTL; this comes from the coding sequence GTGCAAGATAGCATGTCAGTGGCAGAACCAAATTCATATACACAGCGCAACCAGCCACGACCAATCCGCATAGGCGTGATTGGAGTGGGGAACATGGGACAACATCACACCCGCGTACTGAGTTCAATGAAAGATGTTGAACTGGTCGGCGTATCAGATATTAATGTTGAGCGTGGGTTGGAAACCGCCAGCAAATACAAGGTACGTTTTTTTGAAGATTACAGCGACCTGCTACCCCATGTGGAAGCAGTTTGTGTCGCTGTACCCACCCGCCTACATTATGCCGTTGGCATGAACTGCCTTTTAGCCGGAATTCATGTTTTGATTGAAAAGCCGATCGCCGCCAGTATTTCTGAGGCTGAATCCTTAGTAAATGCGGCAGCTGAGTCTCAATGTATCCTGCAAGTAGGTCACATTGAGCGCTTCAATCCGGCTTTTAGAGAACTGAGCCAAGTGCTGAAAACTGAGGAAGTACTGGCGCTAGAAGCTCACCGGATGAGTCCTTATTCGGCTCGAGCGAATGATGTCTCGGTGGTGCTAGATTTAATGATCCACGATATTGACCTACTTATAGAATTAGCCGCCTCCCCAGTGGTGAAGTTGACTGCTAGCGGTACTCGTTCCCTAGACTCTGGTTATTTAGATTATGTGACTGCCACCTTAGGGTTTGCCAATGGCATTGTCGCTACTCTGACGGCCAGCAAAGTCACTCATCGCAAAATTCGCCGCATTGTTGCCCATTGTAAAAACTCATTCACTGAAGCAGATTTCCTCAAGAATGAAATTTTGATTCATCGGCAAACATCTGCCAACCCAATCACAGACCATCGACAAGTGCTTTACAGGCAAGATGGTTTAATTGAGAAAGTTTATACCAGTAACATTCAACCCCTGAGCGCAGAATTAGAACATTTTGTCAACTGCGTACACGGTGGTAATCAACCTTCAGTTGGTGGTGAACAAGCTCTTAAAGCTCTAAGATTGGCAAGTTTAATTGAGCAGATGGCTCTGGAAGATCGGGTTTGGAACCCATTAGACTGGCAATCAGAACAGAGAGTGCAATCCTTATCCCCAACTTTATAG
- a CDS encoding 2Fe-2S iron-sulfur cluster-binding protein has translation MSKTYTVEINHQGTIHTLQVPENETILSVAQSSGLDLPTSCGAGVCTTCAGQLSEGTVDQTDGMGVSPELQKKGYVLLCIAKPLSDLKLETEKEDILYDLQFGKGK, from the coding sequence ATGTCCAAAACTTACACCGTAGAAATTAACCACCAAGGCACAATTCATACTTTACAAGTGCCCGAAAACGAAACTATTTTATCAGTTGCTCAATCTTCTGGTTTGGACTTGCCAACTTCCTGCGGTGCTGGTGTTTGCACAACTTGCGCCGGTCAACTTAGCGAGGGAACTGTAGATCAAACTGACGGTATGGGTGTTAGTCCAGAACTGCAAAAAAAAGGCTATGTGCTGCTTTGTATTGCCAAACCCCTTTCTGATTTGAAACTAGAGACAGAAAAGGAAGATATACTTTATGATTTGCAATTTGGTAAAGGCAAATAA
- a CDS encoding DUF3326 domain-containing protein — MQRPYTAILIVPTGIGAAIGGYAGDAIPVAKVLAQVCDRLITHPNVLNGASLYWNLPNTFYVEGYGLDKFAAGCWGLRPVHSNKIGLLLDRGIEPELRLRHLQAADAARATLGLTITDHVITDAPLNVELRISPSGTSWGTIGNPDSLLRAAEKLIKMGANAIAVVARFPDNLDQEAEQNYRHGKGVDPLAGAEAVISHLVVRTFQIPCAHSPALGTAPPDPDLSPRSAAEELGYTFLPSVLVGLSRAPQFIVERELSNSLQEDIWANQVDAIIIPATACGSSALLSLNQRLCQIITVAENKTLIQVSSPALGIKSIQVNSYLEAVGVLVAHKAGINLSAISPQLSY, encoded by the coding sequence ATGCAACGTCCTTACACTGCTATTTTAATTGTTCCTACAGGCATTGGCGCAGCGATTGGGGGTTATGCCGGAGATGCAATACCAGTTGCTAAAGTTCTAGCACAAGTTTGCGATCGCCTGATCACTCACCCCAACGTCCTCAACGGCGCCAGTTTGTACTGGAATCTCCCCAACACTTTCTACGTTGAAGGTTATGGACTTGACAAATTTGCCGCTGGATGCTGGGGTTTGCGTCCCGTCCACAGTAATAAAATAGGTTTGCTTTTAGACCGGGGTATTGAGCCAGAATTACGGCTGCGACACCTGCAAGCCGCAGATGCAGCCAGAGCCACTTTAGGATTAACCATTACAGATCATGTCATCACTGACGCACCCTTAAACGTTGAATTGCGTATTTCCCCATCAGGTACGAGTTGGGGGACGATTGGCAACCCAGACAGCTTGTTACGGGCGGCTGAGAAACTGATTAAAATGGGAGCAAATGCGATCGCCGTTGTTGCTCGGTTTCCTGATAATCTTGATCAAGAGGCAGAACAAAACTACCGCCACGGAAAAGGTGTAGATCCCCTAGCAGGTGCAGAAGCAGTAATTAGCCATTTAGTAGTGCGAACCTTTCAAATACCTTGCGCCCATTCTCCAGCCCTAGGGACTGCACCCCCAGATCCTGATTTATCTCCCCGTTCCGCCGCCGAAGAATTGGGCTATACTTTCTTACCAAGTGTACTGGTAGGCTTGAGTCGCGCCCCACAATTTATTGTAGAGAGGGAATTAAGCAATTCTCTACAAGAAGATATCTGGGCAAATCAAGTTGATGCCATTATCATACCCGCAACAGCTTGTGGTAGTAGCGCCTTACTGAGTTTAAACCAAAGGCTGTGTCAAATAATTACAGTGGCAGAAAATAAAACACTCATTCAAGTTTCTTCCCCAGCGTTGGGGATCAAATCCATACAGGTAAACTCATATTTAGAAGCAGTAGGTGTATTGGTGGCACATAAAGCAGGTATCAATCTATCTGCCATCAGTCCACAATTAAGTTATTAG
- a CDS encoding CPBP family intramembrane glutamic endopeptidase yields MVEQQKQEPEIPYLTRTQVLVAMGVTAIILWIAAKLWLSFGNLSLFSWNWQGRDLLLGVGLGLFITALSGLAYRFSPPYRKSADYYLEIVLKPLAMPDLIWLGLLPGLSEELLFRGVMLPALGLDHVAVIVSSLCFGILHLSGPEQWPYVIWATIIGIILGYSALLSGNLLVPIVAHMLTNLISSYLWKIQRL; encoded by the coding sequence GTGGTTGAACAACAAAAGCAAGAGCCAGAAATTCCCTACTTGACACGCACCCAAGTGCTTGTAGCGATGGGAGTGACTGCAATCATTTTGTGGATAGCAGCCAAGCTTTGGTTAAGCTTTGGTAACTTATCCCTCTTTTCCTGGAACTGGCAAGGAAGGGATTTACTCTTGGGGGTGGGATTGGGTTTATTCATCACCGCTTTGAGTGGTTTAGCTTATCGCTTTTCCCCTCCCTACCGTAAAAGTGCAGATTATTACCTAGAAATAGTGCTCAAGCCTTTAGCAATGCCCGACTTAATTTGGCTGGGGCTGCTACCGGGGTTGAGTGAAGAATTATTATTTCGGGGTGTGATGCTGCCAGCTTTAGGTTTGGATCATGTAGCTGTGATCGTGTCGAGTCTTTGCTTTGGCATCTTGCACCTCAGCGGTCCCGAACAATGGCCTTATGTGATTTGGGCAACCATTATCGGTATCATCCTGGGGTATAGCGCTTTATTAAGCGGTAACTTATTAGTACCAATTGTCGCCCACATGCTGACGAATTTGATTTCTAGCTATTTGTGGAAAATTCAGCGGTTATAG
- a CDS encoding DUF5615 family PIN-like protein has product MIFEAASIANVIIMAKDSDFVDLVFRLGIPPQILWLTCRNVTNRNLRQLLTITLPDTLDQLRQEEMIMEISNSR; this is encoded by the coding sequence CTGATTTTTGAAGCTGCAAGCATCGCAAATGTCATAATTATGGCGAAAGACAGTGATTTCGTTGATTTAGTTTTTCGGCTAGGGATACCTCCTCAAATTCTCTGGCTGACCTGTAGAAACGTTACTAATCGTAATTTGCGTCAACTTCTGACAATTACCTTACCTGATACGCTGGATCAATTACGTCAAGAAGAAATGATTATGGAAATCAGCAACAGTCGGTAA
- the pyrE gene encoding orotate phosphoribosyltransferase, producing the protein MTYSTEILNQSNIWATTADLTTLRHNLLDLFCQLAYKEGDFVLSSGQRSSYYINGKQVTLHPQGALAVGRLLFSLLPEDTQAVAGLTLGADPMVTAVSVVSVYENRPIPALIIRKEAKGHGTKAYIEGPTLPEGAKVVVLEDVVTTGQSALKAVERLRDAGYSVTQVISLIDRLQGGAELYQTSELQFQTLFSITDLQERYRQIN; encoded by the coding sequence ATGACTTATTCTACTGAAATTCTCAACCAATCAAATATTTGGGCAACTACTGCTGATTTAACTACCCTGCGCCACAATTTACTAGATTTATTTTGCCAGCTTGCTTATAAAGAGGGTGATTTTGTCCTTTCGTCTGGACAACGCAGTTCATACTATATCAATGGCAAACAGGTAACACTCCACCCCCAAGGCGCTTTAGCTGTAGGGCGGTTGCTGTTCTCCTTACTACCTGAGGATACCCAGGCTGTAGCCGGTTTAACACTAGGCGCTGATCCAATGGTAACAGCGGTGAGTGTAGTTTCTGTCTATGAAAACCGACCAATTCCCGCGCTGATTATTCGCAAAGAAGCTAAGGGACACGGAACAAAGGCTTACATTGAAGGTCCCACTTTACCAGAAGGTGCAAAAGTAGTGGTTTTGGAAGATGTAGTTACTACTGGGCAATCTGCTTTAAAAGCGGTTGAACGTTTGCGGGACGCAGGTTATAGTGTCACCCAAGTGATTTCCCTGATAGACAGGCTGCAAGGTGGAGCGGAATTATACCAAACTTCTGAATTACAGTTTCAAACTTTGTTTTCAATTACGGATCTTCAAGAAAGATATCGGCAGATAAATTGA
- a CDS encoding hemolysin family protein, which yields MSGFPSLSWTDVGLRLLSVLLLIAINAFFVTAEFSMVTVRRSRIHQLVQAGDIPAIAVEMLQRSIDRLLSTTQLGITLSSLALGWIGESTIVVLVNAWLKSWPLPIKITNFLAHSLSIPIAFFLIAYLQIVLGELFPKSVAMFYSEKLARFLGPSVKAIVRFFSPFIWILNQSTRWLLRLFGIQYTGQSWRPPVTPEELQLIISTERESTGLELSERELLNNVFEFGDVTAQDVMIPRTGIVALPQEATFQTLLQEMTSTGHSRYPIVGESLDDIRGIVYFKDLAKPLAVGKLTLETQIQPWMRPARFVPEHTPLSELLPMMQQEKPAMVMVVNEFGGIVGLVTIQDVINEIIGDSSEPDSSDDLMIQMLDNQTFLVQAQVNLEELNQVLHLNLPLTREYQTLGGFLLYQMQKIPAKGETFCYQNLEFTVVSVIGPRLHQIQLRRLHSE from the coding sequence GTGAGTGGTTTTCCTAGCTTAAGTTGGACAGATGTAGGGCTGCGATTGTTGTCAGTGCTACTGCTGATTGCGATCAATGCCTTTTTTGTGACGGCAGAGTTCTCAATGGTGACGGTGCGGCGATCGCGTATTCACCAGCTAGTTCAGGCTGGGGACATTCCAGCGATCGCCGTTGAGATGCTGCAACGCAGTATTGACAGGTTGCTATCTACAACCCAGTTAGGCATTACCCTGTCTAGTTTGGCACTGGGGTGGATTGGAGAAAGTACGATTGTTGTGTTGGTCAATGCCTGGTTGAAATCCTGGCCTTTACCAATCAAAATAACCAACTTCCTAGCTCATTCTCTATCAATTCCGATCGCCTTTTTTCTGATTGCCTATCTGCAAATTGTTTTAGGGGAATTATTCCCCAAGTCAGTGGCGATGTTTTATTCAGAAAAGCTGGCGCGGTTTTTGGGGCCTTCAGTCAAAGCGATCGTCCGTTTTTTCAGCCCCTTCATCTGGATTCTCAATCAATCAACCCGCTGGCTGTTGCGACTGTTTGGCATTCAATATACAGGTCAAAGCTGGAGACCACCAGTGACTCCAGAAGAATTACAACTGATTATCTCTACAGAACGAGAATCCACTGGGTTAGAGCTTTCAGAGCGGGAACTGCTGAATAATGTCTTTGAGTTCGGGGATGTCACAGCGCAAGATGTAATGATTCCCCGTACTGGCATTGTTGCTCTACCCCAAGAAGCCACCTTTCAAACATTACTCCAGGAAATGACATCTACTGGTCACTCGCGCTATCCCATCGTTGGTGAATCTTTAGACGACATTCGCGGCATTGTTTACTTTAAAGATTTAGCAAAACCCTTAGCTGTGGGTAAGCTGACCTTAGAGACACAGATCCAACCTTGGATGCGTCCGGCCCGGTTTGTACCGGAACACACGCCCTTGAGTGAACTATTACCGATGATGCAGCAAGAGAAACCAGCAATGGTCATGGTAGTAAATGAATTTGGCGGTATTGTCGGGCTGGTAACCATCCAAGATGTAATTAACGAAATCATTGGCGACTCCAGCGAACCTGACAGCAGCGATGACCTCATGATCCAGATGTTAGACAATCAGACATTTTTGGTGCAAGCTCAGGTCAACCTGGAAGAACTCAATCAAGTTTTGCATCTCAATTTACCCTTGACGAGGGAATACCAGACCCTGGGGGGATTTTTACTTTACCAGATGCAGAAAATCCCGGCTAAAGGCGAAACATTTTGCTATCAAAATCTCGAATTTACCGTGGTGTCAGTCATTGGGCCACGGCTACACCAAATTCAACTCCGACGCTTGCACAGTGAGTAG
- the queC gene encoding 7-cyano-7-deazaguanine synthase QueC, whose amino-acid sequence MKAVILLSGGLDSSTVLYQAKADGCECHAISFDYQQRHRRELQSALLVAQTNGVVKHQVVNFDLRQWGGSALTDDAIALPQERSLDEMSQNIPVTYVPARNTIFLSFALGYAETIAAERVYIGVNALDYSGYPDCRPDYIQAMQDVFRLGTKQGREGQPISIVAPLINLKKTEIIQLGNQLGVPWKLTWSCYDGGDIACGVCDSCRLRLAAFAELGLKDPLLYAEDKNFKF is encoded by the coding sequence ATGAAAGCTGTAATTCTGTTGTCTGGGGGATTAGACTCTTCCACAGTTCTATATCAAGCAAAGGCAGACGGTTGTGAGTGTCACGCCATTTCTTTTGATTACCAGCAGCGACACCGACGAGAGTTACAGTCTGCCCTGCTTGTCGCTCAAACCAATGGGGTGGTAAAACATCAGGTGGTTAATTTTGATTTACGGCAATGGGGTGGTTCCGCACTGACGGATGATGCGATCGCATTACCCCAAGAGCGTAGCCTAGATGAAATGTCTCAAAACATCCCTGTAACCTATGTCCCAGCCCGCAATACGATCTTTTTAAGTTTCGCCCTAGGGTACGCCGAAACGATCGCCGCTGAACGTGTTTATATCGGCGTCAATGCCTTAGATTACTCTGGATATCCTGATTGTCGTCCCGACTATATCCAGGCGATGCAGGACGTTTTCCGCTTGGGAACTAAACAAGGTCGCGAGGGACAACCAATCAGCATTGTCGCACCCCTGATTAATTTGAAAAAAACCGAAATTATCCAACTTGGTAACCAATTAGGAGTACCTTGGAAGCTAACTTGGTCTTGCTATGATGGTGGTGATATTGCTTGTGGCGTCTGTGATTCTTGCCGCTTGCGGTTAGCAGCTTTTGCCGAATTGGGATTAAAAGACCCGCTTCTTTACGCTGAGGACAAAAATTTTAAATTTTAA
- a CDS encoding DedA family protein, translating into MLEWITNTINSLGYWGIALLMFLENLFPPIPSELIMPLAGFTARTTPDNLNIIGVFFAGLLGSVLGALIWYYPGKFLGEQRLKTLADKYGKWLTVSSKDIAKAKRWFDSQGNKAVLIGRLVPGVRTLISVPAGISNMPLLPFLFYTTLGSAAWVGLLTFSGYLLGSQYALVDKYITVVSKIVLLSIVLLFVVWVLKRQRQGTRR; encoded by the coding sequence ATGCTTGAATGGATAACTAACACCATTAACTCCCTGGGCTATTGGGGAATTGCCCTGCTGATGTTCTTAGAAAACCTCTTTCCCCCCATCCCTTCAGAATTGATTATGCCGCTGGCGGGATTCACAGCCAGGACAACGCCAGACAATCTCAATATCATTGGCGTGTTTTTTGCCGGACTTTTGGGTTCTGTACTAGGCGCACTTATCTGGTACTATCCTGGTAAGTTTTTGGGAGAACAGCGCTTGAAAACCTTGGCTGACAAGTACGGCAAGTGGCTGACTGTATCCAGCAAAGATATCGCTAAGGCGAAACGCTGGTTTGACTCTCAAGGCAACAAAGCAGTGTTAATTGGCCGCCTTGTGCCGGGAGTCCGCACCTTAATTTCCGTTCCTGCGGGTATTAGCAATATGCCCTTGCTGCCTTTCCTATTTTACACAACCCTAGGTAGTGCGGCTTGGGTGGGTTTGTTAACATTCTCAGGGTACTTGTTGGGTAGTCAGTATGCACTTGTGGACAAGTACATTACCGTTGTATCCAAAATTGTGCTTTTGAGTATAGTTCTGTTATTTGTTGTCTGGGTACTAAAGCGCCAGCGCCAAGGCACTAGAAGATGA
- a CDS encoding ParM/StbA family protein, with amino-acid sequence MTDQPTAATPMNAASIPMNRVSASTPMNAAVNKPNNVPGGKTILSVDLGRTSTKTCVSREPNNVAFVPANVKQMSIEQVRGGVFESRATDPLMDLWLEYQGSGYAVGQLAADFGANLGVGQSKVEDALVKVLASAGYFKLKDEIAVVLGLPFLSLEQFEKEKAQLTSLVTGPHVLNFRGESLSLNITKVWVMPEGYGSLLWSEAQPNKGATVPDFTKISVAIVDIGHQTIDFLMVDNFRFARGASKSEEFGMNKFYEMVAAEIEGADSQSLALISAVNKPKGERFYRPKGASKPANLDDFLPNLIEMFSRDICSRVLAWLPERVTDVILTGGGGEFFWEDVQRLLKEAKINAYLAAPSRQANALGQYIYGEAQLSAVRAAR; translated from the coding sequence ATGACAGACCAACCAACTGCTGCCACCCCAATGAATGCCGCATCTATACCAATGAATAGAGTATCGGCATCCACCCCGATGAATGCGGCGGTTAATAAGCCGAACAACGTTCCCGGCGGAAAAACCATTCTCAGTGTGGATTTAGGCAGAACTTCCACCAAGACTTGTGTTAGTCGCGAACCAAACAATGTGGCGTTTGTACCTGCCAACGTCAAACAAATGTCTATAGAACAAGTTCGCGGGGGCGTTTTTGAATCCCGCGCTACTGACCCTTTAATGGATTTATGGCTAGAGTACCAAGGTAGTGGATACGCTGTTGGTCAGTTGGCAGCTGACTTTGGCGCGAATCTAGGAGTCGGCCAATCTAAGGTAGAGGATGCACTGGTAAAAGTTTTGGCAAGTGCTGGCTACTTCAAACTCAAAGACGAAATTGCAGTCGTACTGGGTCTGCCGTTCCTTTCTTTAGAGCAATTTGAAAAAGAAAAAGCTCAGTTGACCAGCTTGGTAACTGGGCCCCATGTGTTAAATTTCCGTGGCGAATCTTTATCACTTAACATAACTAAGGTTTGGGTAATGCCAGAAGGTTACGGCAGTTTGCTGTGGTCTGAGGCTCAACCTAATAAAGGAGCGACAGTTCCCGATTTTACGAAAATATCGGTGGCGATTGTCGATATTGGCCATCAAACCATCGATTTTCTGATGGTTGATAACTTCCGCTTTGCCCGAGGCGCTTCTAAGAGTGAAGAATTCGGGATGAACAAATTTTATGAAATGGTAGCCGCTGAAATTGAGGGAGCTGATAGTCAATCTCTAGCGCTGATTTCTGCTGTTAACAAACCTAAAGGCGAACGTTTCTACCGTCCCAAAGGCGCCAGCAAGCCCGCTAACTTAGATGATTTTCTTCCTAATCTCATTGAGATGTTTTCTCGTGATATTTGTAGCCGTGTGTTAGCCTGGTTGCCAGAGCGCGTCACTGATGTAATTCTCACTGGCGGGGGTGGTGAGTTCTTCTGGGAAGATGTTCAACGTCTGCTTAAGGAAGCCAAAATTAATGCTTATTTGGCTGCACCCTCTCGGCAGGCTAACGCTCTGGGGCAGTATATTTATGGAGAGGCGCAATTATCCGCTGTTCGCGCTGCTAGGTAA